A window of the Amycolatopsis solani genome harbors these coding sequences:
- a CDS encoding DegT/DnrJ/EryC1/StrS family aminotransferase has product MIPITVVDVRDAEDLVVEVLRSGAIAQGPMVKRFEDAFAAVSGTKHAIAVNNGTTALVAALQVLDLKPGDEVITSPFTFVATLNAILEAGATVRFADIRRDDFAIDPDAVAAAVTDRTKVLMPVHLYGQTADMGKLAPLAAERGLQVIEDSAQAVGASFEGKQAGSFGIGCFSLYATKNITTAEGGVITTDDDALADKLRVLRNQGMRARYQYEVAGHNYRMTDLHAAVGIPQLAKLDQLTAARQANAKRLSEGLAGTPGLDVPKVLPGREHVWHQYTVLVGPHAFLSRDELAAALTERGIGNGIYYPKIVFDYECYADHDLIPGARVEDFPVARAVSEQALSLPVHPHLTESDLDTIIETVREVLGA; this is encoded by the coding sequence ATGATCCCCATCACTGTGGTCGACGTCCGCGACGCGGAGGACCTCGTCGTCGAGGTGCTGCGCTCCGGCGCCATCGCACAGGGACCGATGGTCAAGCGCTTCGAAGACGCCTTCGCGGCCGTCTCCGGGACGAAGCACGCGATCGCGGTCAACAACGGGACCACCGCGCTGGTCGCCGCCCTCCAGGTCCTCGACCTGAAGCCGGGTGACGAGGTCATCACCTCGCCGTTCACCTTCGTCGCGACGCTGAACGCGATCCTGGAGGCGGGCGCGACCGTCCGGTTCGCCGACATCCGGCGCGACGACTTCGCGATCGACCCCGACGCCGTCGCGGCCGCCGTGACGGACCGCACCAAGGTGCTGATGCCGGTGCACCTCTACGGCCAGACCGCGGACATGGGCAAGCTCGCCCCGCTGGCCGCCGAGCGCGGCCTCCAGGTGATCGAGGACTCGGCGCAGGCCGTCGGGGCGTCGTTCGAGGGCAAGCAGGCCGGTTCGTTCGGCATCGGCTGCTTCTCGCTGTACGCGACGAAGAACATCACCACCGCCGAGGGCGGCGTCATCACGACCGACGACGACGCGCTGGCCGACAAGCTGCGCGTGCTGCGCAACCAGGGCATGCGCGCCCGCTACCAGTACGAGGTCGCCGGGCACAACTACCGGATGACCGACCTGCACGCGGCCGTGGGCATCCCGCAGCTGGCGAAGCTCGACCAGCTGACCGCGGCCCGCCAGGCGAACGCGAAGCGGCTCTCGGAAGGTCTCGCGGGCACGCCGGGCCTCGACGTCCCGAAGGTGCTGCCGGGCCGCGAGCACGTGTGGCACCAGTACACCGTGCTGGTCGGCCCGCACGCGTTCCTCTCGCGCGACGAGCTGGCCGCGGCGCTGACCGAGCGCGGCATCGGCAACGGCATCTACTACCCCAAGATCGTCTTCGACTACGAGTGCTACGCGGACCACGACCTGATCCCGGGCGCCCGCGTCGAAGACTTCCCGGTGGCTCGCGCTGTTTCGGAGCAGGCGCTGTCGCTGCCGGTGCACCCGCACCTGACCGAGTCCGACCTGGACACCATCATCGAAACCGTTCGCGAGGTACTGGGCGCATGA